Proteins encoded in a region of the Deltaproteobacteria bacterium RBG_16_64_85 genome:
- a CDS encoding PHP domain-containing protein, which yields MIDLHMHSTFSDGELIPSEVVSRALFAGYTHLAITDHADPSNLEYVLERISHFCGELRGKVAAKVFPGVEITHVPPRMIASLVALARERGAKVVTVHGETIVEPVPGGTNLAAIQAGADILAHPGLITEAEVLLAKKNGVLLEISARHGHSLTNGHVARLAVKCGARLVYNSDSHSPGDFTPWETAIRIIRGAGLSDRDAARMQENARELVEGKR from the coding sequence ATGATCGACCTCCACATGCATTCGACCTTCAGCGACGGGGAGCTGATCCCCTCCGAAGTCGTTTCGCGGGCGCTCTTCGCCGGTTACACCCACCTCGCGATCACCGACCACGCCGATCCTTCGAACCTGGAGTATGTACTGGAGCGGATCTCGCACTTCTGCGGGGAGTTGCGCGGAAAGGTCGCCGCGAAGGTCTTTCCCGGGGTGGAAATCACCCACGTTCCTCCCCGGATGATCGCTTCCCTCGTGGCGCTGGCGCGGGAGAGGGGTGCGAAGGTCGTCACCGTGCACGGGGAGACCATCGTGGAGCCGGTGCCCGGGGGGACCAACCTGGCGGCCATCCAGGCCGGGGCCGACATCCTCGCGCATCCCGGTTTGATCACGGAAGCGGAAGTCCTGCTGGCAAAGAAGAACGGTGTCTTGCTGGAAATCTCGGCGCGTCATGGCCATTCCCTGACCAACGGCCACGTCGCCCGCCTGGCGGTGAAATGCGGTGCCCGCCTGGTGTACAATAGCGATTCGCATTCACCGGGGGATTTCACCCCGTGGGAGACCGCGATCCGGATCATCCGCGGGGCAGGCCTCTCGGATCGGGACGCGGCACGGATGCAGGAAAACGCCAGGGAACTGGTGGAAGGCAAACGATAA